Below is a genomic region from Paludicola sp. MB14-C6.
AACATGGATATAATAAAAATACGGTTAAGATATTGTATCCACTTTTGGAGGACAAAATGAAACCAATAAAAAGCGTAGCAGCAATTCATGATTTATCTGGATATGGAAGATGCTCTTTGTCTGTTATTTCACCAATTCTTTCTGTAATGGGTGTGCAAGCTGTTGCAATTCCAACAGCGGTTCTTTCCACACATACTGGCGGCTTTGGTGAAGTAGTGATGAAAGATTTAACTGAATTTGTTGAAGAATCATTGTCTCATTACAAACGCATTGGACTCGATTTTGATTGTATTTATACAGGATTTTTGGGTTCAAAAGAGCAAATCAAGCATTGTTTGGATTACATTCAAGCTTATCCAAATGCATTAGCAGTGGTCGATCCGGTTATGGGTGATAACGGTAAAACATATCGCACATATACACAAGACATGTGTAGTTCTATGGTGGAGTTAGTGAAAGCGGCCGATCTCATTACTCCAAATAAAACA
It encodes:
- a CDS encoding pyridoxamine kinase codes for the protein MKPIKSVAAIHDLSGYGRCSLSVISPILSVMGVQAVAIPTAVLSTHTGGFGEVVMKDLTEFVEESLSHYKRIGLDFDCIYTGFLGSKEQIKHCLDYIQAYPNALAVVDPVMGDNGKTYRTYTQDMCSSMVELVKAADLITPNKTEMYMLLKKPYNPTPLTQQEAKSNLLKLSELGPSKVIVTGIELADMTINNIAYDRDSNTFWRVICSYVPASYPGTGDIFASIVVASILDGDSLAIAMERATRFLELTIKTTYSYGTDTKQGVMLEKGLIWLTQGHSLNGYQNL